In Microbacterium terrisoli, the genomic stretch CCCCGACGTGAGCACTTCGCGCACTATCGCCGTGCCGTGCCCTGCAGCTATTCGATGACAGTGCAGCTGGATGCCACTGCCTTCGCCGACTTCCTGTCGCGATCGGCGCGCAAGACGTATATCGCACAGATCTGGGCCATCGCGTCGATCGTCAATCGGCACGACGAATTCCGGATGTGTCTCACAGAATCGGGCGCTCCGGCGATCTGGCCGGTGGTGCACCCCGCGTTCACGGTGTTCAACCCGCAGCGCGAGACATTCTCGTGCGTGTGGGCGGAATACAACGCGGACTTCGGCGCTTTCCACGAGGCGGCGGCCGCGCTTCTCGCCGAACACAGCAGTGCAGCCGAATTCTTTCCGCAGGGCGAGCTGCCCGCGAACGCGTTCGACGTGTCCAGTCTTCCGTGGGCCTCGTTCACCGGTTTCACGCTCGACATCCGCGACGCCTGGGACCATCTCGCACCGATCTTCACGCTCGGCCGCTACGTGCGACGAGGCGACCAGGTAGAGCTTCCCCTCGCCGTCCAGATCCACCATGCGGCCGCCGACGGATTCCATACGGCGCGACTCGTGAGCGAACTGCAGGAACTGCTCGCCCATCCGCACTGGATCGACCAGTAGCGATGCGTGCTCAGGCGGCGGTGTAGCAGAAGCGTGCGCGGCCGCCGAGGCGCGGGGTCTGCGCGGGGTCGACGGTCACTGGTGGGATGAACCAGACCTTGGCTTTCACGCCGTGGCCTCCGATGCGGATTTCCCACCCGTTGTCGTGGATGCGGTGGTGACACGACTCGCACAGCAGCACGCCTTCGTCGATGTCGGTCTCTCCGTGATCTCGCATCCACCAGTTCAGATGATGCGCTTTGGTCATCCAGGGTGGCAGATTGCACATCGCGCACCCGCCGTCGCGTTCGACGAGCGCGAGCTGCTGCGGTCTGGTGAACAACCGCTTCTCTCTGCCCCAGTCCATGACTTCGGACTCCCCGTCCAGGACGACCGGGATGATTCCCGCCGCCGCGACGTGGCGGGCTCTGGCGGGTGAGATCGGGGCGGTGATGCCGTCGATCTCGGCGAGCCCCGCACCCTCGGTGAGGGTCTCGAGGTCCATCCGCACCACGACGGTGGCGCCGGC encodes the following:
- the catA gene encoding type A chloramphenicol O-acetyltransferase, whose amino-acid sequence is MHPATPIDLTTWPRREHFAHYRRAVPCSYSMTVQLDATAFADFLSRSARKTYIAQIWAIASIVNRHDEFRMCLTESGAPAIWPVVHPAFTVFNPQRETFSCVWAEYNADFGAFHEAAAALLAEHSSAAEFFPQGELPANAFDVSSLPWASFTGFTLDIRDAWDHLAPIFTLGRYVRRGDQVELPLAVQIHHAAADGFHTARLVSELQELLAHPHWIDQ